The Phoenix dactylifera cultivar Barhee BC4 chromosome 9, palm_55x_up_171113_PBpolish2nd_filt_p, whole genome shotgun sequence genome window below encodes:
- the LOC103701142 gene encoding probable UDP-3-O-acyl-N-acetylglucosamine deacetylase 1, mitochondrial isoform X2: MGHRGCLSFYTRALKPVSHAISWKPTGRPQQTLASDVSRSGTGLHSGTSTTARLLPAMAGEGRYFVSGPRRARIPATIDHAMDSPLCTTLCGDGARVRTVEHLLSALEACGVDNCRIEIEGGDEIPMLDGSAKGWVEAIEQAGLCAAEDSSGHNMDKLAPELHEPMYLRRNDSFVTAFPSSNVQITYGIDFPKVPAIGCQWFSCFLNASIYLKEIASSRTFCIYEEVERMRNAGLIQGGSAENAIVCSASAGWLNPPLRFHDEPCRHKVLDLVGDFSLFAQNGWSFAAY, from the exons ATGGGCCATCGAGGATGCCTCTCCTTTTATACCCGGGCTCTTAAACCCGTCTCCCACGCTATCTCATGGAAGCCG ACGGGGAGGCCGCAGCAAACCCTAGCCTCGGACGTGTCGCGATCAGGGACGGGCCTCCACTCCGGCACCTCCACGACCGCGCGGCTCCTCCCGGCGATGGCCGGCGAGGGGCGGTATTTCGTCTCCGGGCCCCGCCGGGCGAGGATCCCCGCCACGATCGACCACGCCATGGACTCCCCCCTCTGCACCACTCTCTGCGGCGATGGGGCGAGGGTCCGGACCGTCGAGCACCTCCTGTCGGCTCTGGAGGCGTGCGGGGTCGATAACTGCCGCATCGAGATTGAAGGCGGAGACGAG ATCCCTATGTTAGATGGTTCGGCGAAAGGATGGGTTGAGGCGATAGAACAAGCCGGTTTGTGTGCTGCGGAGGATTCCAGTGGCCATAATATGGATAAACTAGCACCCGAGCTGCATGAGCCCATGTATTTAAGGAGGAACGATTCTTTTGTAACTGCCTTCCCCTCCTCAAATGTTCAGATCACTTATGGAATAGATTTTCCGAAG GTGCCAGCTATTGGTTGTCAGTGGTTCTCTTGTTTCTTGAATGCCTCTATATACTTGAAGGAAATAGCTTCTTCAAGAACATTTTGCATATATGAGGAG GTTGAAAGAATGCGCAATGCTGGGTTGATTCAAGGAGGATCAGCTGAAAATGCCATTGTTTGCAG tGCCAGTGCTGGTTGGTTAAATCCACCACTACGTTTTCATGATGAACCTTGCCGCCACAAAGTTTTAGATCTTGTGGGGGACTTTTCTCTCTTTGCACAAAATG GCTGGTCATTCGCTGCATACTGA
- the LOC103701142 gene encoding probable UDP-3-O-acyl-N-acetylglucosamine deacetylase 1, mitochondrial isoform X1, which yields MGHRGCLSFYTRALKPVSHAISWKPTGRPQQTLASDVSRSGTGLHSGTSTTARLLPAMAGEGRYFVSGPRRARIPATIDHAMDSPLCTTLCGDGARVRTVEHLLSALEACGVDNCRIEIEGGDEIPMLDGSAKGWVEAIEQAGLCAAEDSSGHNMDKLAPELHEPMYLRRNDSFVTAFPSSNVQITYGIDFPKVPAIGCQWFSCFLNASIYLKEIASSRTFCIYEEVERMRNAGLIQGGSAENAIVCSASAGWLNPPLRFHDEPCRHKVLDLVGDFSLFAQNGNQGLLLAHIIAYKAGHSLHTEFVRSLLKIC from the exons ATGGGCCATCGAGGATGCCTCTCCTTTTATACCCGGGCTCTTAAACCCGTCTCCCACGCTATCTCATGGAAGCCG ACGGGGAGGCCGCAGCAAACCCTAGCCTCGGACGTGTCGCGATCAGGGACGGGCCTCCACTCCGGCACCTCCACGACCGCGCGGCTCCTCCCGGCGATGGCCGGCGAGGGGCGGTATTTCGTCTCCGGGCCCCGCCGGGCGAGGATCCCCGCCACGATCGACCACGCCATGGACTCCCCCCTCTGCACCACTCTCTGCGGCGATGGGGCGAGGGTCCGGACCGTCGAGCACCTCCTGTCGGCTCTGGAGGCGTGCGGGGTCGATAACTGCCGCATCGAGATTGAAGGCGGAGACGAG ATCCCTATGTTAGATGGTTCGGCGAAAGGATGGGTTGAGGCGATAGAACAAGCCGGTTTGTGTGCTGCGGAGGATTCCAGTGGCCATAATATGGATAAACTAGCACCCGAGCTGCATGAGCCCATGTATTTAAGGAGGAACGATTCTTTTGTAACTGCCTTCCCCTCCTCAAATGTTCAGATCACTTATGGAATAGATTTTCCGAAG GTGCCAGCTATTGGTTGTCAGTGGTTCTCTTGTTTCTTGAATGCCTCTATATACTTGAAGGAAATAGCTTCTTCAAGAACATTTTGCATATATGAGGAG GTTGAAAGAATGCGCAATGCTGGGTTGATTCAAGGAGGATCAGCTGAAAATGCCATTGTTTGCAG tGCCAGTGCTGGTTGGTTAAATCCACCACTACGTTTTCATGATGAACCTTGCCGCCACAAAGTTTTAGATCTTGTGGGGGACTTTTCTCTCTTTGCACAAAATGGTAACCAAGGGCTTTTGCTTGCACATATAATTGCATATAAG GCTGGTCATTCGCTGCATACTGAATTTGTGCGAAGCCTATTGAAGATTTGTTGA